In Nostoc sp. CENA543, a single genomic region encodes these proteins:
- a CDS encoding Dps family protein: MADTQTLLQNFGQVYDNPVLLDRSVTAPVTEGLNVLLASFQALYLQYQKHHFVVEGAEFHSLHEFFNESYQEVQDHIHEIGERLNGLGGVPAATFSKLAELTCFEQESDGVYSSRKMVENDLAAEQAVINVIRRQAAQAESLGDRGTRYMYEKILLKTEERAYHLAHFLAKDSLTLGFVQPAQN; this comes from the coding sequence ATGGCTGATACACAAACTTTGTTACAAAATTTTGGTCAAGTTTACGACAATCCAGTATTACTAGATCGCAGCGTTACTGCACCAGTCACCGAAGGATTAAACGTGCTTCTGGCTAGCTTTCAAGCATTGTACTTGCAGTATCAAAAGCACCATTTTGTAGTTGAAGGTGCAGAATTTCACTCACTGCATGAGTTTTTTAATGAAAGCTATCAAGAAGTTCAAGACCACATCCATGAAATTGGTGAGCGTTTAAATGGGTTAGGTGGTGTACCTGCGGCGACTTTCAGTAAGTTGGCAGAATTAACCTGTTTTGAGCAAGAATCTGATGGTGTCTATTCTTCCCGCAAGATGGTAGAAAACGACCTAGCAGCAGAACAAGCAGTCATCAACGTTATCCGTCGTCAAGCTGCTCAAGCAGAGAGTCTAGGCGATCGCGGTACGCGCTATATGTATGAAAAAATTCTTCTAAAAACTGAGGAAAGAGCTTATCATTTGGCTCACTTCTTAGCTAAAGACAGTTTAACCTTGGGTTTTGTTCAACCTGCCCAAAATTAA
- a CDS encoding Asr1405/Asl0597 family protein: MQSFLSQITQIHTVEVNWLDRWQVYQRLQELEIPCWCEANQPLKVEINSPLAAVQFWSVMQQFTATRQDLISVLKRGW; the protein is encoded by the coding sequence TTGCAATCATTCCTTTCACAAATCACACAGATTCACACTGTAGAAGTTAATTGGTTAGACCGTTGGCAAGTTTATCAACGCTTGCAGGAGTTAGAAATTCCCTGTTGGTGCGAAGCTAATCAACCATTGAAGGTGGAAATTAACTCTCCTTTAGCTGCTGTGCAGTTTTGGAGTGTAATGCAGCAGTTTACTGCTACTCGTCAAGATTTAATTTCGGTGCTGAAACGCGGCTGGTAG
- a CDS encoding phosphate/phosphite/phosphonate ABC transporter substrate-binding protein — MSVSKKGLLSAGAAFITLTGIAASTFGVMQTSNANSINNQQAPRLLAQSQKRLNIVFPSRSDSTDLQNKANAVAAFLSKELRIPVTAQIGDDTAAVEALRANRADVAFLSSRPALKAEQLANSRLYLAEVRENYSGRYTYNSVFVVPSNSNLQTKNTPKATLEQLRGKRMAFTSPTSGSGFIFPVSELVKQGFVPNRDRMDGFFSQITYGGNYSKALQAVLRGQADVAVVSEYALFPPYITAEEKSKLRVLHKISGVPAHGIAIDDDVPAPQREQIINALLKLNQSQNNQLLRGLYNSTELVRVDHTRHLRPVREALQRVGIEP; from the coding sequence ATGAGTGTGAGCAAAAAAGGCTTGTTGAGTGCTGGTGCAGCATTCATAACGTTGACTGGTATAGCCGCCAGCACTTTTGGAGTTATGCAAACCAGCAATGCTAACTCTATAAATAATCAACAAGCACCACGCTTACTGGCTCAAAGTCAAAAGCGATTAAATATTGTTTTTCCTAGTCGCTCAGATTCCACAGATTTGCAAAATAAAGCTAATGCTGTGGCTGCATTTTTATCTAAAGAACTACGTATTCCCGTAACAGCACAGATAGGCGATGATACGGCGGCGGTAGAGGCTTTAAGAGCAAACCGTGCTGATGTAGCTTTCTTGAGCAGTCGTCCGGCACTGAAAGCGGAACAATTAGCTAATTCTCGTTTGTATTTAGCAGAAGTCCGCGAAAACTATTCTGGACGTTATACTTATAACTCAGTATTCGTTGTTCCTAGCAATAGCAATCTGCAAACCAAAAATACACCTAAAGCAACCTTGGAACAATTGCGGGGTAAGAGAATGGCGTTTACTTCTCCCACCTCTGGTTCAGGATTTATCTTCCCCGTGAGTGAGTTGGTAAAACAGGGATTTGTTCCCAACCGCGATCGCATGGATGGTTTCTTTAGCCAAATTACTTACGGTGGTAACTACAGCAAAGCTCTACAAGCCGTTTTGCGTGGTCAAGCGGATGTAGCTGTAGTATCGGAATATGCTTTGTTTCCCCCTTACATCACTGCCGAAGAAAAAAGCAAATTGCGTGTACTACACAAAATTTCCGGTGTACCTGCTCACGGTATCGCCATTGATGATGATGTACCCGCACCCCAAAGAGAACAAATTATCAATGCTTTACTAAAGTTAAACCAGTCCCAAAATAATCAGTTACTGCGTGGCTTGTACAACTCTACAGAACTAGTCAGAGTTGATCACACTCGCCACTTAAGACCAGTGCGTGAAGCACTACAGCGTGTTGGGATTGAACCATAG
- a CDS encoding (2Fe-2S) ferredoxin domain-containing protein, whose product MGVYHSKEVTEFCLEGRFVDFVIEDGYKLKGLLLGTYDGECYVKLAKNLRYTFDWRLQPGTWLQVVGEKKCDRKSGQVKFKAERVMAATGTISAPQPPQPPKTKATILMCQKSDCMKRGGNRLCQALESALSDRGLEDQVTIKATGCMKNCKAGPNLVMPDKTRYSSIRADQVPLLIDKHFARPSREDEQVTASQPHFNETFVKVATI is encoded by the coding sequence ATGGGTGTATATCACAGCAAAGAAGTAACAGAATTTTGTCTTGAGGGTAGATTCGTTGATTTTGTGATTGAGGATGGTTATAAGCTCAAAGGTTTATTGCTAGGGACTTATGACGGGGAATGTTACGTTAAACTGGCTAAAAATTTAAGGTATACTTTTGACTGGCGGTTGCAGCCTGGAACTTGGTTACAGGTAGTGGGTGAGAAAAAATGCGATCGCAAAAGTGGTCAAGTCAAATTCAAAGCAGAACGGGTGATGGCTGCGACTGGTACTATCTCCGCACCGCAACCACCGCAACCACCGAAAACAAAAGCCACAATTTTGATGTGTCAAAAGTCCGATTGCATGAAACGTGGCGGAAATCGGCTTTGTCAAGCATTAGAATCAGCTTTAAGCGATCGCGGTTTAGAAGACCAAGTAACAATTAAAGCTACTGGATGTATGAAAAACTGCAAAGCCGGGCCAAATTTAGTCATGCCCGACAAAACACGCTACAGCAGTATTCGTGCCGATCAAGTGCCATTACTTATAGATAAGCATTTTGCCCGTCCTAGTCGAGAAGACGAGCAAGTAACAGCATCTCAACCACATTTTAATGAAACATTTGTCAAAGTAGCTACGATTTAA
- a CDS encoding phosphonate ABC transporter ATP-binding protein, which translates to MSDFVINCYNLETAYAASLNRPILNGVNFQIKQGEFVVLLGLNGAGKSTLLRSLVGLVPFQKGGIRINGIEMTSRTISQVRRDVGMLFQGGGLIPQLSAIENVLCGRLGVRTTWQTLLGFPQRDRKLALELLEQLGLRDLADQKTSKLSGGQQQRVAIARALIQSPQILLADEPITGLDVIACQQVMETLSQLHTEQGMTIVTVLHDLGIAAQYAQRAIVLDAGRVVYDGMCDNLQEKFAQVSP; encoded by the coding sequence ATGAGTGATTTTGTAATAAATTGTTACAATTTGGAGACGGCTTATGCTGCGTCTCTGAATCGTCCTATCCTCAATGGTGTCAATTTCCAAATCAAGCAAGGTGAGTTTGTTGTTTTACTAGGACTAAACGGTGCAGGTAAATCGACATTACTGCGATCGCTAGTGGGATTAGTTCCTTTCCAAAAAGGTGGAATCCGTATTAATGGCATAGAAATGACATCTCGGACAATATCTCAAGTCCGTCGTGATGTGGGGATGTTATTTCAAGGTGGTGGGTTAATTCCCCAGTTATCAGCGATAGAAAACGTCTTGTGTGGCAGACTGGGAGTTAGAACCACTTGGCAGACTTTGTTGGGTTTTCCTCAACGCGATCGCAAACTTGCTTTAGAATTACTTGAACAGCTGGGACTCAGAGACTTAGCTGATCAAAAAACCAGCAAATTAAGCGGGGGACAACAACAAAGAGTCGCGATCGCCCGTGCTTTGATTCAGTCACCACAAATTCTTCTCGCTGATGAACCCATTACCGGCTTAGATGTCATCGCTTGTCAGCAGGTGATGGAGACTTTATCACAACTGCATACCGAACAGGGGATGACAATTGTTACAGTTTTACATGATTTGGGTATAGCCGCACAATACGCCCAGCGTGCGATCGTCTTAGATGCTGGGCGTGTAGTTTATGATGGAATGTGCGATAATTTACAAGAAAAATTTGCTCAAGTTTCTCCGTGA
- the phnE gene encoding phosphonate ABC transporter, permease protein PhnE, with product MSRLLNSKLFRRYPWVNPLLILLILVIVYGWALRGLKVDFELLRSSWPYITDFISRLFPPDPAVIDIAIKALIETVQMSLWGTTIGAIISLPIAVASANNVAPRWLQWLANLLQNAVRSVPSIILGLIFVAATGLGAPAGTLALGIYTIGYLAKFYQQAIEAVDYRSLESLQVMGASRFQVAQYGILPQVLPLGLGYTLWMFEYNIRAASVLGVVGAGGIGFQLKSYIDGFEYNKATTMMLVLLVVVTVIDSFSSQLRRRLDSM from the coding sequence ATGAGTCGATTGTTAAATTCAAAACTCTTTCGTCGTTATCCTTGGGTGAATCCCTTACTCATTTTACTAATTCTGGTGATAGTTTATGGCTGGGCATTGCGAGGACTAAAGGTTGATTTTGAACTGTTGCGTTCTAGCTGGCCTTACATCACCGATTTCATCTCGCGACTGTTCCCCCCCGATCCAGCAGTTATTGACATAGCCATTAAAGCACTGATTGAGACTGTACAGATGTCTCTATGGGGAACAACCATTGGCGCAATCATTTCTTTACCCATTGCTGTAGCTAGTGCCAATAATGTTGCGCCGCGTTGGTTGCAATGGTTAGCTAACTTACTGCAAAATGCTGTTCGTTCCGTCCCTTCAATTATTTTAGGATTAATTTTTGTCGCTGCTACAGGTTTAGGCGCACCCGCAGGGACATTAGCTTTAGGAATTTATACTATTGGCTATCTCGCTAAGTTCTACCAACAGGCAATTGAAGCTGTTGATTATCGCTCCTTAGAATCGTTGCAAGTTATGGGAGCATCCAGATTTCAAGTTGCTCAATACGGTATTTTGCCTCAAGTTTTACCCTTGGGTTTGGGCTATACCCTATGGATGTTTGAGTATAATATCCGCGCTGCTTCAGTTTTAGGTGTAGTCGGTGCAGGTGGGATTGGCTTTCAGTTGAAAAGTTATATTGATGGGTTTGAATACAACAAAGCCACAACGATGATGTTGGTGCTGTTGGTAGTAGTGACGGTAATTGATAGTTTTAGCAGTCAACTCCGTCGCCGTCTAGATTCGATGTAA
- a CDS encoding DNA-directed RNA polymerase subunit gamma: MRPAQTNQFDYVKIGLASPERIRQWGERTLPNGQVVGEVTKPETINYRTLKPEMDGLFCERIFGPAKDWECHCGKYKRVRHRGIVCERCGVEVTESRVRRHRMGYIKLAAPVAHVWYLKGIPSYISILLDMPLRDVEQIVYFNSYVVLSPGNAETLSYKQLLSEDQWLEIEDQIYSEDSQLQGVEVGIGAEALLRLLADINLEQEAENLREEIGSAKGQKRAKLIKRLRVIDNFIATGSKPEWMVMTVIPVIPPDLRPMVQLDGGRFATSDLNDLYRRVINRNNRLARLQEILAPEIIVRNEKRMLQEAVDALIDNGRRGRTVVGANNRPLKSLSDIIEGKQGRFRQNLLGKRVDYSGRSVIVVGPKLKIHQCGLPREMAIELFQPFVINRLIRSGMVNNIKAAKKLISRSDPSVWDVLEEVIEGHPVMLNRAPTLHRLGIQAFEPILVEGRAIQLHPLVCPAFNADFDGDQMAVHVPLSLESQAEARLLMLASNNILSPATGRPIITPSQDMVLGAYYLTAENPDATKGAGRFFGSLDDVIMAFQQEQIDLHAYIYVRFDGEMETEQPDTEPQEVVNNEDGSRTVMYKFRRVREDAQGNLISQYIRTTPGRVIYNKAIQEALAS; encoded by the coding sequence ATGAGACCAGCCCAAACTAATCAGTTTGACTACGTAAAAATCGGCTTGGCATCACCAGAACGGATTCGCCAATGGGGTGAAAGAACCTTACCCAATGGTCAAGTAGTTGGTGAAGTCACCAAACCAGAAACAATTAACTATCGGACTCTCAAGCCAGAGATGGACGGCTTATTTTGTGAGCGCATCTTTGGGCCGGCAAAAGATTGGGAATGTCACTGTGGTAAATACAAGAGAGTCCGCCACAGAGGTATTGTTTGTGAACGTTGCGGTGTAGAAGTCACCGAATCACGAGTACGCCGTCATCGGATGGGGTACATCAAACTGGCAGCCCCTGTAGCCCACGTTTGGTATCTCAAAGGGATTCCTAGTTATATTTCCATCCTGCTCGATATGCCCTTGCGGGATGTGGAGCAAATTGTCTATTTCAACTCCTATGTGGTTCTCAGCCCTGGTAACGCGGAGACCTTAAGCTATAAACAACTACTGAGCGAAGACCAGTGGTTAGAAATCGAAGACCAAATTTATAGCGAAGACTCTCAGTTACAAGGCGTTGAGGTAGGTATTGGTGCAGAGGCACTGTTGCGCCTGTTAGCTGACATTAATCTAGAGCAAGAAGCCGAAAATCTCCGTGAAGAAATCGGCTCTGCGAAAGGGCAAAAACGGGCAAAACTGATTAAACGCCTGCGGGTAATTGACAACTTCATCGCTACTGGTTCCAAACCAGAGTGGATGGTGATGACAGTGATTCCCGTCATCCCTCCAGATTTGCGCCCAATGGTGCAACTGGATGGTGGACGCTTTGCAACCAGCGACTTAAATGATTTATATCGTCGGGTAATTAACCGAAATAATCGTTTAGCAAGACTGCAAGAAATTCTGGCACCAGAAATTATCGTCCGCAACGAAAAGCGGATGCTACAAGAAGCAGTAGACGCTTTAATTGACAACGGTCGTCGGGGACGTACCGTAGTTGGTGCCAATAACCGACCCCTGAAATCTTTGTCTGACATTATTGAGGGTAAACAAGGACGTTTCCGGCAAAACTTGCTGGGTAAACGTGTTGACTACTCTGGACGTTCGGTAATTGTGGTGGGGCCAAAGCTGAAGATTCACCAGTGCGGTTTGCCCAGAGAAATGGCAATTGAGTTATTCCAACCCTTTGTCATTAATCGTTTGATTCGTAGCGGCATGGTGAACAACATCAAAGCTGCGAAAAAACTCATCTCCCGTTCTGACCCCAGTGTTTGGGATGTTTTAGAAGAGGTGATCGAAGGCCACCCCGTCATGCTCAACCGTGCGCCGACCCTACACCGCTTGGGTATTCAGGCGTTTGAGCCAATTTTGGTAGAAGGTCGAGCCATTCAACTACACCCGCTAGTTTGTCCCGCCTTTAACGCTGACTTTGACGGCGACCAAATGGCGGTACACGTACCCCTATCCCTGGAAAGCCAAGCAGAAGCACGGTTATTGATGTTGGCTTCTAACAACATCTTGTCACCAGCAACGGGTAGACCAATTATCACTCCTAGCCAAGACATGGTGTTAGGAGCATATTACCTGACGGCGGAAAACCCCGATGCTACCAAAGGCGCAGGTAGATTCTTCGGTTCTCTGGATGATGTGATCATGGCCTTCCAGCAAGAACAAATTGACCTGCACGCCTACATATACGTGCGGTTTGATGGTGAAATGGAAACCGAACAACCAGACACCGAACCCCAGGAAGTGGTAAATAACGAAGACGGTAGCCGGACTGTCATGTACAAGTTCCGCCGTGTCCGAGAAGATGCCCAGGGCAACTTAATTTCTCAGTATATACGCACAACCCCTGGTCGCGTTATTTACAATAAGGCGATTCAAGAAGCACTTGCTAGTTAG
- a CDS encoding DNA-directed RNA polymerase subunit beta'' produces the protein MTNEKMIFRNRVVDKGQLRNLISWAFTHYGTARTAVMADKLKDLGFRYATRAGVSISVDDLMVPPSKRSLLEAAEEEIRATEARYQRGEITEVERFQKVIDTWNGTSEALKDEVVVHFKKTNPLNSVYMMAFSGARGNISQVRQLVGMRGLMADPQGEIIDLPIKTNFREGLTVTEYIISSYGARKGLVDTALRTADSGYLTRRLVDVSQDVIIREIDCGTTRGIPLRAMTEGNKTLIKLSTRLLGRVVGEDVIHPTTKEVIAPRNTPISDELAKEIEKAGVTEVLVRSPLTCEAARSVCQHCYGWSLAHAKMVDLGEAVGIIAAQSIGEPGTQLTMRTFHTGGVFTGEVAQQVRSKIDGTVKLPRKLRTRPYRTRHGEDALYIESNGVFILEPPKEGEETPAPQEVQVTQGSTLYVFDGQQVKQGQLLAEVALGGRTTRTNTEKAVKDVASDLAGEVKFAEVVPEQKTDRQGNTTTTAARGGLIWILSGEVYNLPPGAELVVKNGDSVETNGVLAETKLTTLHGGVVRLPEATPGKSTREIEIITASVVLDQATVTVQSSQGRNNYLITTGNNQVFNLRATPGTKVQNGQVVAELIDDRYRTTTGGMLKFAGVEVQKKGKAKLGYEVVQGGTLLWIPEETHEVNKDISLLLVEDGQYVEAGTEVVKDIFCQNNGVVEVTQKNDILREVVIKPGELLMADDPEAVMGRDDTFLPAGEELLGRVFPELRYIQYVESPEGPALLSRPVVEFAIPNQPDVPSTTSVSQQTGRSIQLRAVQRLPYKDSERVKSVEGVELLRTQLVLEIDQEGEQEHNASPLAADIELLPDAENSDVQRLQLVILESLVIRRDIAADATQGSTQTSLEVKEGDMIAPGAVVARTQILSKEGGIVRGVQKGTEAVRRCLVLRHSDMVTINSSVQPKVKTGSLIVAGAEIAPGVSAEESGQVVSVKSAGNQQTAGESSALSTQNYAITIRVGRPYRVSPGAVLQVEDGDLVQRGDNLVLLVFERAKTGDIIQGLPRIEELLEARKPKEACILAKRGGEVKVVYGDGDEAIAIKVIESNGVVTDYPLGPGQNLAVLDGSHVLAGDNLSDGPSNPHEILEVFFSLGSEDGVYACASHALQKVQTFLVNEVQMVYQSQGIDIADKHIEVIVRQMTNKVRIDDGGDTTMLPGELVELRQVEQVNEAMAITGGARAQYTPVLLGITKASLNTDSFISAASFQETTRVLTEAAIEGKSDWLRGLKENVIIGRLIPAGTGYNTYDEPGMIDDYATLDTSSVLDETDDPLDMVLDDRTARAYNLDAPGLDTGFAGRRAILDDDELIADEIHDLIEDDQGDDYEEVDDDDDDDDDY, from the coding sequence ATGACTAACGAAAAAATGATTTTTCGCAATCGCGTCGTTGACAAAGGTCAACTGAGAAATTTGATCTCTTGGGCATTTACCCATTATGGGACGGCGCGTACTGCGGTGATGGCGGATAAGTTGAAGGATTTAGGCTTTCGCTATGCGACAAGAGCTGGGGTTTCTATCAGTGTGGATGATTTGATGGTTCCTCCCAGTAAGCGGAGTCTATTGGAAGCAGCCGAGGAAGAAATTCGCGCTACCGAAGCCCGTTACCAAAGAGGGGAGATTACCGAAGTAGAACGTTTCCAGAAGGTAATTGACACCTGGAACGGTACTAGTGAAGCCCTCAAAGATGAAGTGGTAGTCCACTTTAAAAAGACTAATCCCCTCAACTCTGTATATATGATGGCGTTCTCTGGGGCGCGGGGTAACATCTCCCAGGTGCGTCAGTTGGTAGGGATGCGGGGACTGATGGCAGATCCGCAAGGGGAAATTATTGACTTACCTATCAAAACTAACTTCCGTGAAGGTTTGACCGTAACGGAGTATATTATCTCCTCGTATGGTGCGCGTAAGGGCTTGGTAGACACAGCTTTACGCACCGCCGACTCTGGTTATTTGACCCGTCGTCTAGTGGACGTATCCCAGGATGTGATCATTCGGGAAATTGACTGTGGTACTACCAGAGGGATTCCTTTACGGGCGATGACCGAAGGGAATAAGACTTTAATCAAGTTGTCTACACGCTTGCTGGGTCGGGTAGTGGGAGAAGATGTCATCCACCCAACTACTAAAGAAGTAATTGCACCCCGTAACACCCCAATTTCTGATGAATTAGCTAAGGAAATTGAAAAGGCTGGGGTAACGGAAGTTTTGGTGCGATCGCCTCTTACCTGTGAAGCCGCCCGTTCTGTGTGTCAACACTGCTACGGTTGGAGTTTGGCACACGCCAAAATGGTAGACTTAGGTGAAGCCGTCGGGATTATCGCTGCTCAAAGTATTGGTGAACCTGGAACCCAGCTCACCATGCGGACATTCCACACTGGTGGTGTGTTCACTGGGGAAGTAGCGCAACAAGTGCGTTCCAAGATTGATGGGACTGTCAAACTACCCCGGAAACTACGGACAAGACCCTATCGGACTCGTCACGGGGAAGATGCTTTATACATAGAAAGCAATGGTGTTTTTATTCTAGAACCACCAAAAGAAGGTGAAGAAACACCAGCACCGCAGGAAGTTCAAGTTACCCAAGGTTCAACATTATACGTATTTGACGGGCAGCAGGTAAAACAAGGGCAATTACTGGCGGAAGTTGCCCTGGGTGGACGGACTACCAGGACAAACACAGAAAAAGCTGTGAAAGATGTGGCTTCTGACTTAGCTGGAGAAGTGAAGTTTGCCGAAGTCGTCCCCGAACAAAAAACCGACCGTCAAGGAAACACCACCACCACAGCCGCCAGAGGTGGTCTAATTTGGATCTTGTCTGGGGAAGTTTATAACTTACCCCCTGGTGCAGAATTAGTAGTCAAAAATGGCGACTCCGTAGAAACTAACGGTGTGTTGGCAGAAACTAAACTCACCACATTACATGGTGGTGTAGTCCGTTTACCAGAAGCTACCCCAGGAAAGAGTACCAGGGAAATTGAAATTATTACTGCCTCGGTAGTTTTAGACCAAGCGACAGTCACCGTCCAAAGTTCCCAAGGGCGCAACAACTACCTCATCACCACAGGTAATAACCAAGTGTTTAACCTGCGTGCTACACCAGGCACAAAAGTGCAGAATGGTCAAGTGGTAGCTGAGTTGATTGACGACCGCTATCGCACCACCACCGGTGGGATGCTGAAGTTCGCTGGCGTAGAAGTCCAGAAGAAAGGCAAAGCCAAGCTGGGTTACGAAGTGGTACAGGGCGGTACACTGTTGTGGATTCCCGAAGAAACCCACGAAGTTAACAAAGACATCTCCCTATTGTTGGTAGAAGATGGTCAGTATGTAGAAGCTGGCACTGAAGTAGTTAAAGACATCTTCTGTCAAAACAACGGGGTTGTGGAAGTTACCCAGAAAAACGACATCCTGCGGGAAGTGGTGATCAAGCCTGGGGAACTGCTGATGGCTGATGACCCGGAAGCTGTTATGGGGCGTGACGATACATTCCTGCCTGCGGGTGAGGAATTATTGGGACGAGTATTCCCTGAACTGCGTTATATCCAGTATGTGGAGTCACCAGAAGGCCCCGCACTGTTGAGCCGTCCGGTTGTGGAGTTTGCTATCCCTAATCAACCAGATGTTCCTTCTACTACCTCCGTTAGCCAACAAACAGGTCGTTCCATTCAATTAAGGGCAGTACAACGCTTACCTTACAAAGATTCCGAACGAGTCAAATCTGTGGAAGGCGTGGAACTGTTACGCACTCAGTTGGTGTTGGAAATTGACCAAGAAGGGGAACAAGAACATAACGCTTCTCCTCTGGCTGCGGATATTGAATTACTTCCTGACGCAGAAAATTCTGATGTTCAACGCTTACAGTTGGTAATTTTGGAGTCCTTGGTGATTCGGCGTGACATTGCGGCTGATGCGACTCAAGGTAGTACCCAAACCAGCTTGGAAGTCAAAGAAGGCGATATGATTGCGCCTGGTGCAGTGGTAGCACGTACCCAAATCTTGTCTAAGGAAGGCGGGATTGTGAGGGGTGTGCAGAAAGGCACGGAAGCAGTACGCCGTTGTTTGGTGCTGCGTCACAGTGACATGGTGACGATTAATAGCAGTGTCCAGCCCAAGGTGAAAACAGGTAGTTTAATTGTGGCTGGTGCAGAAATTGCGCCTGGCGTGTCGGCTGAGGAATCTGGTCAAGTTGTCTCCGTCAAGAGTGCAGGGAATCAGCAAACAGCAGGGGAATCTAGCGCACTCAGCACACAAAACTACGCCATCACTATCCGCGTTGGTCGTCCCTACCGAGTCAGTCCTGGTGCAGTATTGCAAGTAGAAGATGGTGATTTGGTACAACGGGGCGATAACTTAGTGCTGTTGGTCTTTGAACGGGCGAAAACTGGAGACATCATTCAAGGTTTACCCCGGATTGAAGAACTGTTAGAAGCCCGGAAACCCAAAGAGGCTTGTATTCTCGCCAAACGGGGTGGAGAAGTGAAAGTGGTCTATGGTGATGGAGATGAAGCGATCGCCATCAAGGTGATAGAATCCAACGGCGTAGTTACTGACTACCCACTCGGCCCCGGTCAAAACCTGGCTGTACTAGATGGTTCTCATGTTTTAGCCGGAGACAACCTGAGTGATGGCCCTTCCAACCCCCACGAAATTCTCGAAGTTTTCTTCAGTCTGGGGTCAGAGGACGGAGTATATGCTTGTGCTAGCCATGCCTTACAAAAGGTGCAGACCTTCTTGGTGAACGAAGTCCAGATGGTATACCAATCCCAAGGGATTGATATTGCTGACAAACACATCGAAGTCATCGTGCGCCAGATGACCAACAAAGTCAGGATTGATGATGGTGGCGATACTACCATGCTTCCTGGAGAGTTGGTGGAACTGCGTCAAGTCGAACAGGTGAATGAAGCAATGGCGATTACTGGTGGTGCGAGAGCGCAATACACCCCAGTATTATTAGGGATAACTAAAGCATCCTTGAATACCGATAGCTTTATTTCTGCGGCTTCCTTCCAAGAAACCACAAGGGTACTGACTGAAGCGGCAATTGAAGGTAAATCTGATTGGTTGCGTGGCTTGAAAGAAAACGTAATTATCGGTCGCTTGATTCCGGCGGGAACTGGTTACAACACCTACGACGAACCAGGAATGATCGATGATTACGCAACTTTAGACACCAGCAGCGTTTTAGATGAAACCGATGATCCACTAGACATGGTTCTTGATGACCGCACAGCACGCGCCTACAACTTAGACGCGCCTGGCTTGGATACCGGATTTGCCGGTCGTCGGGCGATTCTGGATGATGATGAATTAATCGCAGATGAAATTCACGACCTCATAGAAGACGACCAAGGCGACGACTATGAAGAAGTTGATGATGATGACGATGATGATGATGATTACTAA